The following proteins are encoded in a genomic region of Mahella australiensis 50-1 BON:
- a CDS encoding demethoxyubiquinone hydroxylase family protein, producing the protein MAYGNGSAANSGSKYKTEGLEQFLIWIREDIAGEIDATDNYQYHIDSIDIPEIKEILAHIRDEEKEHIAELTHLLQRFDPVQNQKFEEDHFENEASSKASSGGFTVGNV; encoded by the coding sequence ATGGCATATGGAAATGGTTCTGCTGCTAACAGCGGTAGCAAATATAAGACGGAAGGCTTAGAGCAGTTCTTGATATGGATTAGGGAAGATATAGCGGGGGAAATAGATGCTACAGATAATTATCAGTATCACATCGACTCTATAGATATCCCGGAAATAAAAGAAATCCTTGCTCATATAAGAGACGAGGAAAAGGAGCATATTGCTGAATTGACGCATCTGCTTCAGAGATTTGATCCGGTTCAAAATCAAAAATTTGAAGAGGATCATTTTGAGAATGAAGCATCTTCTAAAGCCTCATCCGGCGGATTTACGGTAGGTAATGTATGA
- the glgA gene encoding glycogen synthase GlgA, which produces MNVLFATSEAEPFIKTGGLADVSYALPKYLKRMEVDVRVVMPKYKNIKVPAEDLNFVKWFMVPVGWRNQYCGIFEYNVDGVTYYLIDNEYYFLRDGCYGYDDEAERFAFFDRAVLMLLKEIHWKADIIHCNDWQTAMVPVLYKIQYQYDPFYSDIKTVFTIHNLAYQGNFDPNILSDLFGLGQELYYNGTLEFYGAVSFMKGGISFADEITTVSKTYAEEIQTPQYGERMDGLLRSRRDHLHGIINGIDYEIYDPAVDKYIFKNYDVETVKTRTENKLKLQKQLGLSIDEHMPMIGMISRLTWQKGVGLIEAAAHDMLKMGIQLVVLGTGEHNAEWFFRNLERMYPGQVSANILFDDVLAHKIYASSDIFLMPSLFEPCGLSQLIAMRYGSLPLVHETGGLKDTVKPYNEFTGEGTGFSFVSYDPLTLTKILDMALKYYRYDEEIWYNIVVQAMNCDNSWQNSAREYMELYKSIT; this is translated from the coding sequence ATGAACGTCTTATTTGCAACATCTGAGGCTGAGCCATTCATAAAAACAGGAGGCCTTGCTGATGTTTCATATGCATTGCCCAAATACCTCAAGCGCATGGAGGTGGATGTTAGAGTGGTGATGCCGAAATATAAAAACATAAAGGTGCCGGCGGAAGACCTTAATTTCGTAAAATGGTTTATGGTGCCGGTGGGCTGGCGCAATCAATATTGCGGTATCTTTGAATATAACGTCGACGGCGTGACATATTACCTTATCGACAATGAGTATTATTTCTTGAGAGACGGATGCTACGGATATGACGATGAAGCCGAGCGGTTTGCATTTTTTGATCGCGCGGTGTTGATGCTGCTTAAAGAAATACACTGGAAGGCCGATATTATACATTGCAATGATTGGCAAACCGCGATGGTGCCGGTTCTATATAAGATTCAGTATCAATATGATCCATTTTACAGCGATATAAAGACGGTATTTACCATACATAATCTGGCATATCAGGGCAATTTTGATCCCAATATATTATCGGATCTTTTCGGCTTAGGACAAGAACTCTATTATAACGGCACTTTGGAATTCTATGGCGCCGTCAGTTTTATGAAGGGAGGCATAAGCTTTGCCGATGAAATAACCACCGTAAGCAAAACCTATGCCGAGGAGATACAGACGCCACAATATGGAGAGCGCATGGACGGTCTTTTGAGAAGTCGCCGCGATCACCTTCATGGCATAATAAACGGTATAGACTATGAAATATATGATCCTGCCGTAGATAAATATATATTCAAAAATTATGATGTGGAAACTGTCAAAACAAGGACAGAAAATAAATTAAAGCTTCAAAAGCAACTGGGTTTGAGTATAGATGAACATATGCCGATGATCGGCATGATATCAAGGCTGACATGGCAGAAGGGTGTAGGGCTTATAGAGGCGGCAGCACATGATATGCTTAAAATGGGCATCCAATTGGTGGTGCTGGGTACCGGCGAACATAATGCCGAATGGTTTTTCAGAAACCTTGAGCGCATGTATCCAGGGCAGGTATCGGCCAATATATTATTCGATGATGTGTTGGCACATAAGATATATGCCTCATCGGATATCTTCCTTATGCCATCTTTGTTCGAGCCGTGCGGATTAAGCCAGCTTATAGCCATGCGTTACGGAAGCCTGCCGCTGGTTCATGAAACGGGTGGTCTTAAAGATACCGTAAAACCTTATAATGAATTTACTGGCGAAGGTACTGGATTTAGCTTTGTGTCATATGACCCACTGACTTTAACAAAAATTTTAGACATGGCGCTGAAATACTATCGTTATGATGAAGAAATATGGTATAATATAGTTGTACAGGCGATGAATTGCGACAATAGTTGGCAAAATTCTGCCAGAGAGTACATGGAGTTATATAAAAGCATAACTTAA
- the ymfI gene encoding elongation factor P 5-aminopentanone reductase: protein MELSGKTALVTGASRGIGRQIAIELAKAGASVAINYKTDEAGAIETLHAVRQANRYGITIMADVSDYESVRQMLDDIIQKLGKIDILVNNAGISHIGLFIDTDINLWGNIMNTNLKGTMNCCHAVLRHMLPRQSGSIINISSIWGNVGAACEAVYSASKGGINAFTKALAKELGACGIRVNAIAPGAIDTDMNKWMSAEDKQITLDQIPMKRLGKCSEVSALAVFLASEKSSYITGQIIAADGGIF, encoded by the coding sequence ATGGAATTAAGCGGTAAAACAGCGCTTGTAACTGGCGCCTCACGCGGCATAGGGCGTCAAATAGCCATTGAATTGGCCAAGGCCGGCGCTTCTGTAGCCATAAATTATAAAACCGATGAAGCCGGCGCCATAGAAACCCTACATGCCGTACGCCAAGCCAACAGATACGGCATAACGATAATGGCTGATGTAAGCGATTATGAATCGGTGCGGCAAATGCTGGATGATATCATACAAAAGCTGGGCAAAATCGATATATTGGTCAATAATGCAGGAATTTCGCATATAGGTCTTTTTATTGATACCGACATAAATTTATGGGGCAATATCATGAACACCAATCTCAAAGGCACTATGAATTGCTGTCATGCTGTCCTAAGGCATATGTTACCTCGCCAAAGCGGCAGCATAATAAACATATCGTCCATATGGGGCAATGTAGGAGCAGCATGTGAAGCAGTATATTCAGCATCTAAAGGCGGTATAAACGCCTTCACGAAGGCGCTAGCAAAAGAACTAGGCGCATGTGGCATACGCGTAAACGCCATAGCACCCGGCGCTATAGACACCGATATGAACAAATGGATGTCCGCCGAAGATAAGCAGATAACGCTGGACCAAATACCCATGAAACGTTTGGGGAAGTGCTCGGAAGTGTCAGCTTTAGCCGTCTTCTTGGCCTCTGAAAAATCCTCATATATAACGGGTCAGATAATAGCAGCAGATGGTGGAATATTCTAG
- a CDS encoding glucose-1-phosphate adenylyltransferase has translation MRKREVVAMILAGGQGSRLGVLTQNLAKPAVPFGGRYRIIDFTLSNCSNSGIYTVGVLTQYMPMELHTHIGVGSPWDLDRLNGGVFILPPHQKASGANWYQGTADAVYQNIPFIDAYEPNLVLVLSGDHIYKMNYNKMIAFHKDKGARCTIAVTDVPLSEASRFGIMNTNDDLSIYEFEEKPRHPKSTKASMGIYVFDWQLLKEALIEDANNPESVHDFGKNVIPAILERGERLYAYPFKGYWKDVGTVESLWEANMDLLSENDDLNIGDPTWRVYSLAQAMPAQYIGNAAKVQNSIVVDGCEIHGEVIHSVLSTNVKVERNAKIIDSVIMPDVYIGENAIVNKAIVGSNAIIRKNSVVGDGRNVTAIGLYEEIKTGMVAN, from the coding sequence ATGAGAAAAAGGGAAGTAGTAGCGATGATATTGGCCGGAGGTCAAGGTTCGAGGCTGGGTGTTCTAACTCAGAATTTAGCTAAACCGGCCGTGCCATTTGGCGGCAGGTATAGGATAATTGATTTTACGCTGAGCAACTGCTCCAATTCCGGCATATACACTGTGGGGGTACTGACCCAATATATGCCTATGGAACTCCACACGCATATAGGGGTAGGTAGTCCCTGGGATTTGGACAGGCTGAATGGCGGGGTATTCATATTGCCGCCGCATCAGAAGGCCTCGGGGGCCAATTGGTATCAGGGCACAGCCGATGCCGTATACCAGAACATTCCCTTTATAGATGCGTATGAACCGAATCTAGTGTTGGTGCTATCGGGAGACCATATCTATAAGATGAACTATAATAAGATGATAGCATTTCATAAGGATAAAGGGGCACGATGCACCATAGCTGTTACCGATGTCCCTCTCAGCGAGGCCTCAAGATTCGGCATCATGAATACCAATGACGACCTTTCTATATACGAGTTTGAAGAAAAGCCTCGACACCCCAAGAGCACCAAGGCGTCTATGGGCATATATGTGTTTGACTGGCAATTGCTCAAAGAAGCCTTGATAGAAGATGCTAATAATCCTGAATCTGTTCATGACTTCGGTAAAAACGTTATACCGGCTATCCTGGAGCGCGGTGAGAGATTGTATGCTTACCCATTTAAAGGTTACTGGAAAGACGTGGGGACAGTGGAAAGCCTTTGGGAAGCTAACATGGATCTTTTAAGTGAAAATGATGATCTTAATATAGGTGATCCTACATGGCGCGTCTATTCGTTGGCACAAGCCATGCCGGCTCAGTATATAGGCAACGCTGCTAAAGTCCAGAATTCCATAGTGGTTGACGGATGCGAGATACACGGCGAAGTTATACATTCGGTGTTATCTACAAATGTTAAAGTAGAAAGAAATGCCAAGATAATAGATTCGGTTATAATGCCCGACGTATATATAGGTGAAAACGCTATAGTAAATAAAGCGATAGTAGGAAGTAATGCTATAATACGCAAAAACAGCGTCGTTGGTGACGGCAGAAATGTTACCGCCATAGGCCTTTATGAAGAGATAAAGACCGGTATGGTAGCTAATTAG
- a CDS encoding TVP38/TMEM64 family protein, translating into MKKNIFLKILPLVLLIVAIIIAMVFLAQPFIELVRDADRFRLWIQGYGSMGFAVFIIVQVLQVIVFIVPGEVVQIAGGYLYGTLLGTLLSSIGITIGSLICFGLARLLGRRAIESIIGCERVHKFDDFINQPKGEALLFLIFLIPGLPKDVLAYAAGLSPIRFRNFFIITFIARLPGILISAYWGSNIVERNYWLLAGIAVIAAILFLLGIFKGRAILERIDKKLRDS; encoded by the coding sequence ATGAAAAAAAATATATTTCTGAAGATACTGCCACTTGTCTTACTTATTGTTGCCATCATCATCGCTATGGTATTCCTTGCTCAGCCCTTTATCGAATTGGTACGCGATGCCGATAGATTTCGCCTGTGGATACAGGGCTACGGCAGCATGGGATTTGCAGTGTTTATCATAGTACAGGTATTGCAGGTCATAGTATTTATAGTACCCGGAGAAGTGGTTCAGATAGCAGGAGGCTATTTATATGGGACGCTCTTGGGTACGCTTTTGTCATCCATAGGAATAACAATAGGCTCGCTCATATGTTTTGGGTTGGCCAGATTGCTTGGGCGTAGAGCTATAGAGAGTATTATAGGGTGCGAGAGGGTTCATAAATTCGATGATTTTATAAACCAGCCTAAGGGCGAGGCCTTATTATTTCTTATATTTCTTATACCCGGTTTGCCGAAGGACGTGCTGGCTTATGCAGCGGGTCTTTCGCCTATACGGTTCCGTAATTTCTTTATTATAACGTTTATAGCCAGGCTACCCGGTATACTGATTTCAGCCTATTGGGGTTCTAATATAGTCGAGAGAAATTACTGGCTGTTGGCTGGTATTGCTGTTATAGCGGCGATTCTCTTTCTTTTAGGTATATTTAAAGGCAGGGCTATTTTGGAACGAATCGATAAAAAATTGCGCGATTCATAA
- a CDS encoding glycoside hydrolase family 13 protein, with protein MIEVYAKHDSHDTFYRTPFGAVKSGSTVTLRIKAGGIENAELALKFFDGSEQILSMTKAAGAEGHAFEGRVDIGDEYTGLINYYFILYAGQNVLYYGCQQDGMGGTGKLYDAVPPPYQITVYKGFTVPQWFKEGIVYQIFVDRFLNGNEDGKVSNPKQNSFIYGCWDDDPMYIRNKEDDIERWEFFGGNLKGVMAKLDYLKSLNVTAIYLNPIFEASSNHKYDTGDYKKIDPMYGDESLFKKLCIEAGKRGIKIILDGVFSHTGADSIYFNKFGRYDSIGAYQSKESPYYSWYRFTQYPYEYECWWNIKNLPNVNELAPSYQNFIIYDGDSVLKHWMNAGAYGWRLDVADELPDEFIEAFKAEMKQVNKDSVLIGEVWEDASNKVSYSRRRRYLFGNELDSVTNYPFRNAVIGFLRGDIDSTGFTRRMMSLYENYPRETFCAALNVLGTHDTERIFTVFEDKGENAYKYAKLAVVIQMTFPGVPLIYYGDEVGIKGGTDPDNRRTYPWGRENDDILAFYKRMSDLRNTDIFDKGDFKFHPSGRDVLCYERSYEGSKAFVFINRNVERAVSVDVPTQGVSIDINALDFKIFM; from the coding sequence ATGATAGAGGTTTACGCCAAACATGATTCGCATGATACATTTTATCGTACGCCGTTTGGGGCGGTTAAAAGCGGCAGTACAGTGACATTGAGGATTAAAGCGGGTGGTATCGAAAACGCTGAATTAGCACTGAAGTTTTTCGACGGCAGCGAACAAATCTTATCTATGACGAAGGCTGCCGGGGCAGAAGGTCACGCTTTTGAAGGAAGGGTAGATATAGGCGATGAATATACCGGCCTTATAAATTATTATTTTATACTGTATGCAGGGCAAAATGTGCTCTATTATGGGTGCCAACAGGACGGTATGGGAGGTACGGGCAAGCTGTACGATGCGGTACCTCCGCCTTATCAAATCACGGTCTATAAAGGCTTTACCGTACCACAATGGTTTAAGGAGGGTATAGTCTATCAGATATTCGTTGATAGGTTTTTGAACGGCAATGAGGATGGCAAAGTATCAAATCCCAAGCAAAACAGTTTTATATATGGATGCTGGGACGATGACCCGATGTATATAAGAAATAAAGAGGATGATATAGAACGCTGGGAGTTCTTCGGCGGCAATCTGAAGGGCGTTATGGCAAAACTGGATTATCTTAAATCGTTAAATGTTACGGCCATATACCTAAACCCTATTTTTGAGGCCAGCAGCAATCATAAATATGATACAGGGGACTATAAAAAAATAGACCCTATGTATGGCGATGAAAGCTTGTTCAAAAAACTATGCATAGAAGCGGGCAAGAGAGGCATAAAAATAATATTGGACGGTGTGTTCAGCCATACCGGGGCTGACAGCATATATTTCAATAAATTTGGACGATATGACAGCATTGGGGCGTATCAGTCCAAAGAATCTCCTTATTATAGCTGGTACCGGTTCACACAATACCCTTATGAGTATGAATGTTGGTGGAATATAAAAAATCTTCCGAACGTTAATGAACTCGCTCCTAGTTACCAGAATTTTATAATATACGACGGTGACTCGGTATTAAAACATTGGATGAATGCGGGAGCGTACGGCTGGAGGCTGGATGTGGCAGATGAGCTGCCCGATGAATTTATAGAAGCCTTTAAGGCCGAAATGAAACAAGTGAATAAAGACAGCGTGCTTATAGGAGAGGTGTGGGAAGATGCATCAAATAAAGTGAGTTACTCCAGAAGGCGGAGATATCTTTTTGGGAACGAATTGGATTCAGTGACCAATTATCCGTTTAGGAATGCGGTTATAGGCTTTTTAAGAGGTGATATAGACTCTACAGGATTTACAAGGCGCATGATGAGCTTGTACGAAAATTATCCGCGCGAGACCTTTTGTGCGGCATTGAATGTGCTGGGCACGCACGATACCGAAAGGATATTTACTGTTTTCGAAGATAAGGGGGAAAACGCATATAAGTATGCCAAGCTGGCTGTGGTTATACAGATGACGTTTCCTGGCGTGCCGCTTATATACTATGGTGATGAAGTCGGCATCAAAGGGGGCACAGATCCGGATAATAGGAGAACATATCCATGGGGTAGAGAGAACGATGATATTTTAGCTTTTTACAAGCGAATGTCCGATTTAAGAAATACCGATATATTTGATAAAGGGGATTTTAAATTTCATCCATCCGGCAGAGATGTGTTATGCTATGAGAGGTCATATGAAGGGAGCAAAGCCTTTGTGTTTATAAACAGGAATGTTGAGAGGGCTGTATCTGTAGACGTTCCTACACAAGGGGTTAGCATAGATATAAACGCATTAGATTTTAAAATATTCATGTAA
- a CDS encoding glycogen/starch/alpha-glucan phosphorylase, whose protein sequence is MLLNINKDKFKSDYQEKFIEINGKELSEGADYDKYEALAGLIRDYVAKLWVASNKKCSFSHQKQVYYFSMEFLLGRLLGTTLLNLGIRDMCKEALSELGIDLDKLEELEEDQGLGNGGLGRLAACFLDSMASLNIYGHGCGIRYKYGFFEQKIIDGAQVEAPDDWLKNGNVWEIKKPDEAEIVKFGGYVDMINQGGRLVFYQRDYEPVMAVPYDIPIVGYENGTVNTLRLWSAEPVVDEFDFSSFSRGEYSKAVDYRNSVEAISQVLYPDDTFYEGRKLRLKQQYFFVSAGIQSIIKKFKACGGNIKELDDSIAVHINDTHPALAIPELMRILMDEEGLGWDEAWRITTDVMSFTNHTIMPEAMEKWPVSMFQELLPRIYMIVNEINERFCRQLWNLYTGQWDKIARMAIIADGYVRMAHLAVVGSHSVNGVAKLHTEILKKEVMADFYYLDPKKFNNKTNGITHRRWLMKANPGLASLLRQTIGDSWIRHPIDLERFERYAYDGAVQAELESIKKANKERLAHYIKEHNDITVDPSSMFDSHIKRIHAYKRQTLNCLRIMDLYNRLLDNPHVNIVPRTFIFAGKAAPGYYLAKNIIELINAIADKINNDPRVNDLMKVVFLENYRVSLAEVIIPASDLSEQISTTTKEASGTSNMKFMMNGAITIATLDGANIEIRDEVGDDNIVIFGLTSKEVLNYYRNGGYSAADVIEAAPALKRVLDDLINGKYSKDKDKFRAVYDSLTTYNDEFFVLKDFVPYLEAQARVDEMFEDRIKWNKMAIVNIAHSGIFSSDRTIEEYAVGIWGSDYLYKNL, encoded by the coding sequence ATGCTACTAAATATAAATAAAGATAAATTCAAAAGCGATTACCAGGAGAAGTTTATAGAGATAAACGGTAAAGAATTGTCGGAAGGAGCGGATTATGATAAATATGAAGCGCTGGCCGGCTTAATAAGGGATTATGTAGCAAAATTATGGGTGGCCAGCAATAAAAAATGCTCATTTTCGCACCAAAAACAAGTATATTACTTTTCTATGGAATTCTTATTGGGCAGACTTTTAGGAACTACACTTCTCAACCTAGGTATAAGGGATATGTGTAAAGAGGCGCTTTCTGAATTGGGTATAGATCTGGATAAGCTGGAGGAATTGGAAGAGGATCAAGGTTTGGGCAATGGAGGCTTGGGTCGGCTGGCCGCGTGCTTCCTGGATTCCATGGCATCGTTGAATATATACGGCCATGGCTGCGGCATAAGATATAAGTATGGATTCTTTGAGCAGAAGATAATCGACGGGGCTCAGGTGGAAGCGCCTGACGATTGGCTGAAAAACGGTAACGTATGGGAAATAAAAAAACCCGATGAGGCTGAGATAGTTAAATTCGGGGGATATGTGGATATGATAAACCAGGGTGGACGCCTTGTATTTTATCAGAGGGATTATGAGCCGGTTATGGCAGTTCCTTATGACATACCTATAGTGGGTTATGAAAATGGCACTGTAAATACGCTTAGGCTGTGGAGCGCCGAGCCTGTTGTGGATGAATTTGACTTTTCCTCGTTCAGCAGGGGCGAATATTCAAAAGCTGTGGATTATAGGAATTCTGTAGAGGCGATTTCCCAGGTGCTTTATCCTGATGACACATTTTATGAAGGCAGGAAACTGAGGTTAAAACAGCAATACTTCTTCGTATCTGCCGGTATACAGAGCATTATAAAGAAGTTTAAAGCTTGTGGAGGCAATATAAAGGAATTGGATGACAGTATAGCTGTCCATATAAATGACACGCATCCGGCCCTTGCTATACCGGAACTCATGAGAATACTGATGGATGAAGAGGGTTTGGGATGGGATGAGGCGTGGCGTATAACCACCGATGTCATGTCGTTTACCAACCATACCATTATGCCCGAAGCTATGGAAAAATGGCCGGTATCCATGTTCCAGGAGTTGTTGCCGCGTATTTATATGATAGTCAACGAGATAAATGAGAGATTCTGCAGGCAGTTGTGGAATCTTTATACGGGGCAATGGGATAAGATAGCCAGGATGGCTATAATAGCAGACGGCTATGTGCGCATGGCCCATCTGGCAGTGGTAGGCTCACACAGCGTAAACGGCGTGGCTAAGCTGCATACTGAAATACTTAAGAAAGAGGTCATGGCGGATTTTTATTATCTGGATCCCAAAAAGTTCAACAATAAGACCAACGGTATAACGCATCGCAGATGGCTTATGAAGGCTAATCCGGGCCTTGCATCGCTGTTAAGGCAAACTATAGGGGATAGTTGGATAAGACACCCCATCGACTTGGAACGGTTTGAGAGATATGCTTATGATGGTGCTGTTCAAGCCGAGTTAGAGAGTATAAAAAAAGCTAATAAAGAGAGGTTGGCTCATTATATAAAAGAACACAATGACATAACTGTCGACCCGTCTTCTATGTTCGACTCCCATATAAAGCGCATACATGCCTATAAAAGGCAAACGCTGAATTGCCTGCGCATAATGGACCTCTATAATAGGTTGCTGGATAATCCGCATGTGAATATAGTGCCCAGGACATTCATATTTGCCGGTAAGGCAGCACCCGGTTATTATTTGGCAAAAAATATTATAGAGCTGATAAATGCTATAGCTGATAAGATAAACAATGATCCGAGGGTCAACGACCTCATGAAAGTGGTTTTTTTGGAAAATTACCGAGTATCGCTGGCTGAGGTTATAATACCGGCATCCGACCTCAGCGAACAGATATCCACTACCACCAAAGAAGCATCGGGTACCAGTAATATGAAGTTTATGATGAACGGTGCCATAACCATTGCAACGTTGGATGGGGCTAATATAGAAATACGCGATGAGGTAGGCGATGATAATATAGTCATATTTGGCCTGACCAGCAAAGAGGTGCTGAATTATTATCGAAACGGCGGTTATTCAGCGGCTGATGTAATAGAGGCTGCTCCGGCGTTAAAACGCGTGCTGGATGACCTTATAAACGGCAAATATTCTAAAGATAAGGATAAATTCCGTGCCGTATATGATAGTTTGACGACATATAACGATGAATTCTTCGTGCTAAAGGATTTCGTGCCGTACTTGGAAGCACAGGCTAGGGTGGATGAAATGTTCGAGGATCGCATTAAATGGAATAAGATGGCTATAGTAAATATAGCCCATTCTGGCATATTTTCTAGCGACAGGACCATTGAGGAATATGCCGTAGGCATATGGGGATCAGATTATTTATACAAAAATCTATAA
- a CDS encoding anthranilate synthase component II, translated as MLLMIDNYDSFTYNLVQYFGELGQDIKVYRNDAITLDEIEQMQPDMLVISPGPCTPDKAGVTMDAIRRFAGRIPILGVCLGHQAIGQVFGARVIKAAQPVHGKTSFVRHDGRTIYKGIDNPLRVCRYHSLVLEPNSIPDDLEVTATTEDEEIMGIRHKHYIIEGVQFHPEAILTHQGRELLSNFIGMVKSLKR; from the coding sequence ATGTTGTTGATGATCGACAACTACGATTCTTTTACTTATAACCTGGTACAATATTTCGGCGAATTGGGGCAGGATATAAAAGTATACAGAAATGATGCCATAACATTGGACGAAATAGAACAGATGCAACCCGATATGTTGGTTATATCGCCCGGCCCTTGCACACCTGACAAGGCAGGTGTAACTATGGATGCTATAAGGCGGTTTGCTGGACGGATACCTATATTAGGCGTATGTCTGGGTCATCAAGCCATAGGACAGGTATTTGGGGCAAGGGTGATTAAAGCGGCCCAACCAGTGCACGGTAAAACATCTTTTGTGCGACATGATGGGCGGACTATATATAAAGGCATTGATAATCCGCTCCGTGTTTGTCGCTATCATTCGCTGGTGCTTGAACCGAACAGCATACCGGATGATCTCGAGGTTACGGCTACTACAGAAGATGAAGAGATTATGGGTATAAGGCATAAGCATTACATTATAGAAGGGGTACAGTTTCATCCCGAAGCTATATTGACCCATCAGGGTCGAGAGCTTTTAAGTAATTTTATAGGTATGGTTAAATCGCTTAAACGATGA
- a CDS encoding family 1 encapsulin nanocompartment shell protein, with the protein MADYLLRDDAPLTKEQWDGIDKSVVESAKAVLVGRKFLPLFGPVGAGTFVVPNGEANEGAGMKFVRLNMLCRDFVYGWRDIQYFEENNLPLDTGKVFSAAAMLAADEDKLLFYGDTEKGAEGILTVNGKLSYARNDWQKGSAYDDVVAALALLRSHYQFGPYVMVTSPPLFAALNKVYKDTPYLDAERIERLGVKLYQSPVLKDEDAFIVSANAQNMDLVIGQDIITAFVETADMNHRFRILEILGLRIKRPDSIVALTCKEVQ; encoded by the coding sequence ATGGCTGATTATTTATTGCGAGACGATGCTCCGCTGACGAAGGAGCAATGGGATGGCATTGATAAGAGTGTAGTAGAGAGCGCTAAAGCTGTGCTGGTAGGCAGGAAGTTCCTTCCTTTATTTGGCCCTGTCGGTGCTGGTACTTTTGTGGTACCAAACGGAGAGGCTAATGAAGGAGCGGGTATGAAGTTTGTAAGACTGAACATGCTTTGCCGCGATTTTGTTTACGGATGGAGAGATATTCAGTATTTTGAAGAGAACAACTTGCCTCTGGATACCGGAAAGGTCTTTAGCGCTGCTGCTATGTTGGCTGCGGATGAGGACAAGCTTTTATTCTACGGAGATACTGAAAAAGGAGCCGAAGGCATATTGACGGTCAACGGCAAATTATCATATGCGAGAAACGATTGGCAGAAAGGCAGCGCATACGATGATGTGGTGGCGGCGCTTGCGCTTTTAAGGAGCCATTATCAATTTGGCCCTTATGTTATGGTTACAAGTCCACCATTATTTGCAGCGCTCAATAAGGTATATAAGGATACGCCTTATCTGGATGCCGAAAGGATAGAGAGGCTTGGAGTCAAATTGTATCAATCTCCTGTACTGAAAGATGAAGATGCTTTCATTGTATCGGCCAATGCGCAGAATATGGATCTTGTTATCGGTCAGGATATTATAACAGCATTTGTGGAAACCGCCGACATGAATCATCGCTTCAGAATATTGGAGATACTAGGCTTGAGAATAAAACGTCCGGACAGCATAGTTGCGTTAACTTGCAAGGAGGTGCAGTGA